The window ATTGAAGTTTAGGTTTAAAACATCTAACACGATTATGTTAAGATAAAAACCTGGTCAAATAATTTCCTGATGGAAATTAAATGTAAGGGCTTCCATCTTCAAAACACAAATAACAAATCCATTGGTCATGAGTACTTCACCCTTAATATTATACAAACAAACAACTATTAAGGTATTTATGGTCTGAATCACTTTGTTTTTAAAACAAAGAACAGGCCCAAAGTTTAATAGCATTCAATAAGATGCAAATCAAGACCGTTATAACAATTACTTTAAAAATTTGTATACAATAAAATTTTAGCATGTTAGGGGACAATAGAGCCTAAGGATTCCTGTAACAGTGTTGATTTACACCCACTCTTTAGTTTATTGTTCTCGGGGGTAAATGGGACATCTATATATTAATGAAGGCGTTGAAAAGGAAGGTGAAACATGAAAATAGTTGTTCTTGATGGATATACCTTAAACCCGGGGGACCTGACCTGGGAAAAATTTTCAGAAATAGGTGATCTTGAAGTCTACGACAGAACAAGCCAGAACCAGATCCTGGAGCGAACAACTGATGCCGATATTGTGTTGACAAATAAAACAGTGCTGACAGCCCAGACCATTGAGGCAATGAACAAGGTAAAGTATATCGGGGTATTGGCAACGGGCGTGAATGTCGTCGATCTTGAATACACAAAAAAAGCTGGTATTACGGTTACTAATGTTCCCGGCTATTCCGGTTCTTCGTCAGCCCAGATGGTTTTTTCCCTGATTCTGGAATTGACAAACAGGGTCGGACACCACAGTCGGACGGTAACTAACGGAAAATGGTCTGAATCTGAGGATTTCTGCTATTGGGATTATCCTTTGGTGGAATTGGAAGGCCTTACCTTAGGTATTGTGGGATATGGGGGTATCGGCAAAGAGGTCGCGCGAATCGGATTGGTTTTCGGAATGAATATTCTGATCTACAACCGCTCTGTCCCGCCTGATCTTCCCGAGGGCATCACCTATTCGGATCTGGACAACCTGATCCGTAACAGCGATATCATATCCC is drawn from uncultured Desulfobacter sp. and contains these coding sequences:
- a CDS encoding D-2-hydroxyacid dehydrogenase encodes the protein MKIVVLDGYTLNPGDLTWEKFSEIGDLEVYDRTSQNQILERTTDADIVLTNKTVLTAQTIEAMNKVKYIGVLATGVNVVDLEYTKKAGITVTNVPGYSGSSSAQMVFSLILELTNRVGHHSRTVTNGKWSESEDFCYWDYPLVELEGLTLGIVGYGGIGKEVARIGLVFGMNILIYNRSVPPDLPEGITYSDLDNLIRNSDIISLHCPLTPQTKGMINKETLAQMKKTSYVINTSRGPLIVENDLADFLNEGRIAGAAMDVLDKEPPDKDCPLLTAKNCYITPHIAWATISSRQRLMSIAVENIKSYLAGKPQNTVPRK